Proteins co-encoded in one Haladaptatus sp. ZSTT2 genomic window:
- a CDS encoding PLP-dependent cysteine synthase family protein, whose translation MHAHSVIEAVGNTPLIELPGLRPEGGARIFVKWEGGNPTGSMKDRFALAMIRGARRDGLLEPGQRVVEYTGGSTGSSLAFVCAVMDHPTTMVTADCFAQEKIRTMRAFGAAVIVHETPDGSVYPGIVDDMMEYVEDVKTETGAYHTHQFENPYLLEGYTKMGTEILEDCPDVTDFVMSYGTGGCLTGNAQVLKPAGARITAVEPAESPLLSAGHSGPHHIEGIAVGVHPPIFETEPYDDVRAPSEAAARAMIQRVAKTDGLFAGLSTGLNLAATVEIARERDPDDVVVTVACDTGLKYLQGDLFAKTQ comes from the coding sequence ATGCACGCCCACTCCGTCATCGAAGCCGTTGGAAACACGCCGCTCATCGAACTCCCTGGACTCCGTCCCGAAGGTGGCGCACGCATTTTCGTGAAGTGGGAAGGGGGGAATCCAACGGGCAGCATGAAAGACCGGTTCGCGCTGGCGATGATTCGGGGCGCACGTCGTGACGGTCTGCTCGAACCCGGTCAGCGTGTTGTCGAGTATACTGGCGGGTCAACGGGCTCCAGTCTCGCCTTCGTCTGCGCCGTCATGGACCATCCGACGACGATGGTGACCGCAGACTGCTTCGCCCAGGAAAAGATCCGGACGATGCGAGCGTTCGGCGCAGCAGTCATCGTCCACGAAACGCCCGACGGAAGCGTTTATCCAGGTATCGTAGACGACATGATGGAATACGTTGAAGACGTGAAAACAGAAACCGGCGCGTACCACACCCATCAGTTCGAGAACCCGTATCTCCTCGAGGGCTACACCAAGATGGGCACGGAAATTCTCGAAGATTGTCCCGACGTGACCGATTTCGTGATGTCCTACGGGACGGGTGGCTGCTTGACCGGGAACGCACAGGTGCTCAAACCAGCGGGTGCTCGAATAACTGCCGTCGAACCGGCTGAATCCCCACTTCTGAGTGCGGGCCACTCTGGACCACACCACATCGAGGGAATCGCCGTTGGCGTCCATCCACCCATCTTCGAAACGGAGCCCTACGACGACGTTCGTGCGCCATCCGAGGCAGCGGCCCGTGCGATGATACAGCGAGTCGCCAAGACGGACGGACTCTTCGCGGGGCTGTCCACGGGGTTGAACCTCGCCGCGACGGTGGAAATCGCACGCGAGCGCGACCCAGACGACGTCGTCGTCACCGTTGCTTGTGATACTGGCTTGAAGTACCTACAGGGCGACCTCTTCGCGAAAACACAGTGA
- a CDS encoding ArsR/SmtB family transcription factor, translating to MAHPARATEGDRLTPAEAFSIIGNETRLEILQVLYEQQAEPPMTFSELRKRIGMRDGSQFNYHLKKLEGPFIRKTDDGYAIRIAGCHVILTILEGTFTANPKIAPFETGGTCVACAGALYAEYTDEMVYVSCSSCELVHAMGMFPPGAVVTRTDHEVVSAFNHRNRHSFELSVKGMCSTCGGTVLKTLIRTFEEMEVYNQELAPTDFPGFDFGMRYQCAQCNVWNYGTPGKHLLTHPAVVAFYHEHDIDLSTVPFWELDWVISNQRTSILTEAPLRVRVTIPLANEALQVTLDERFEVCAIERTATL from the coding sequence ATGGCTCATCCAGCACGCGCCACTGAGGGCGACCGTCTTACCCCCGCAGAGGCGTTCAGTATCATCGGCAACGAGACACGCCTCGAGATACTCCAGGTGCTTTACGAACAGCAGGCCGAGCCGCCAATGACCTTCTCTGAGCTTCGCAAGCGCATCGGCATGCGTGATGGTTCACAGTTCAACTATCATCTCAAGAAACTTGAGGGCCCATTCATCCGCAAGACCGACGACGGTTACGCGATTCGAATCGCGGGTTGTCATGTCATCTTAACCATCCTCGAAGGAACCTTCACCGCCAATCCGAAAATTGCCCCGTTTGAGACGGGAGGGACGTGCGTCGCATGTGCGGGGGCGCTCTACGCGGAGTACACCGACGAGATGGTGTACGTCTCGTGCTCGTCTTGCGAGTTGGTGCATGCCATGGGTATGTTCCCTCCCGGAGCGGTCGTCACTCGAACCGACCACGAGGTGGTCAGCGCATTTAATCACCGAAACCGACACAGTTTCGAACTGTCGGTAAAGGGGATGTGTTCGACGTGTGGAGGGACAGTGCTGAAAACTCTCATTCGAACGTTCGAGGAGATGGAGGTCTATAATCAAGAACTGGCGCCGACTGACTTCCCGGGGTTCGATTTCGGCATGAGATATCAATGTGCGCAGTGTAACGTCTGGAATTACGGCACGCCGGGAAAACACCTCCTCACCCACCCGGCTGTCGTCGCGTTCTACCACGAACACGATATTGACCTTTCTACGGTCCCGTTTTGGGAACTCGATTGGGTCATCAGCAACCAGCGGACCTCCATCCTTACCGAAGCTCCCCTCCGCGTCAGAGTAACGATTCCCCTCGCCAACGAAGCACTTCAGGTGACACTCGACGAACGGTTCGAAGTTTGCGCCATCGAGCGCACCGCAACTCTCTGA
- a CDS encoding PadR family transcriptional regulator, producing the protein MHNLTGFQRDLLTVIAGHTKPSGQDIKTELETHLGDINHGRLYPNLDTLVEMQLVEKGAIDRRTNYYTITDAGKKALVEYANWRESYHAEVTSPML; encoded by the coding sequence ATGCACAATCTCACGGGCTTTCAACGCGACCTCCTGACCGTCATCGCAGGGCACACGAAGCCCTCGGGCCAAGACATCAAAACAGAACTCGAAACCCACCTCGGCGACATCAACCACGGCAGGCTCTACCCCAACCTCGATACGTTGGTCGAGATGCAGCTCGTAGAAAAGGGTGCAATCGATCGCCGCACGAACTACTACACGATTACCGACGCCGGGAAAAAAGCGCTGGTCGAATACGCAAACTGGCGTGAGAGCTACCACGCAGAAGTCACTTCACCGATGCTCTGA
- a CDS encoding YybH family protein yields MAIKQADTGVRAASDKFYKALGQMAAGNADSMAEVWSHRDDVTTMHPIGGREVGWEAVKEPWNAVAGLAEKGTVTRKDQFIRVMGDVAYELTTEQASMTLGGQSLDAEYRATNIYSLEDGEWKIVHHHADLDPKFVELLEGLERGM; encoded by the coding sequence ATGGCAATCAAACAAGCAGACACAGGGGTTCGGGCGGCGTCGGACAAATTCTACAAGGCGTTAGGACAAATGGCAGCCGGTAACGCAGACTCGATGGCAGAGGTCTGGTCACATCGAGATGATGTTACGACCATGCATCCGATTGGCGGCCGTGAAGTCGGCTGGGAAGCCGTCAAAGAGCCGTGGAACGCAGTCGCGGGCCTTGCTGAGAAGGGGACGGTTACGCGCAAAGACCAGTTCATCCGCGTCATGGGTGACGTGGCCTACGAACTCACGACCGAGCAGGCGTCGATGACGCTCGGCGGCCAGTCGCTCGACGCAGAATACCGGGCGACCAACATCTACTCCCTCGAAGACGGCGAGTGGAAAATCGTCCACCACCACGCAGACTTAGACCCGAAGTTTGTCGAACTTCTCGAAGGGCTTGAGCGTGGTATGTAA